The DNA sequence ACATTCTTAAGACGACCTGGGACGACCAGCAGGGTTCAAGCGGTGAAACCTTCAGTCCTACTTTTTCCGTCCTCGGGATAACCTACGCGCGTCAGTTTACTGATCGCGTGTCGTTTGGCGCGACCACTTACTTCGTAAATGAGCGCGTTGAGCAGGTTTCTGCCCGTGGCGTAGCGTTCGACTTCGGTTTTACCTACGTCCCGAATTGGCGCGGACTTAAGTTTGGCGTCGTGGTTAAGCACGTTGGACCTCAGATGAAGTTCACCGGCTCCGGTTTTGACATCAAAGTCATTCCGACGACCAACGATCCGAACTCCGCTAACAAAACGGTGCGCACCGAAAGCGAAGGCTTCGACCTTCCGTCTTCGATTCAATTTGGTGTTGCATGGAATGCCCTCCAGAACAATGAGATGAATAATCTCGAGTTGTCCGGAACCTTCCAGAGCAACAACTTCTCGCAAGACGAATTCAAGGGCGGTGCCGAGTACGGCTACAATGATCTCTTCTTCCTGCGCGGCGGCTTTGTCGGCTCAAGCCAGGATGAATTCACTTATGGCGCCTCATTCGGCGCTGGCGTGAAGTTCCATTGGGGCGGCTCCGCTGTAAGTCTTGATTACTCGTGGCAGCAGGTTGATGTCAACGGCTTCGACGATAATCAGTACTTCACCGTGAAATTCGCGTTCTAAACGAGTTAGTTCGTTTTTTCAAGCCGGCGGAGTTCGCTCCGCCGGCTTTTTTTGTGACAGCGATTTCACTGCCACTTTTTGTTGAATCTCGCTGTCGAATCTGGCAGATTCCATGTGTGGAAAATCTCACAGTCGCCATTCCAGTCGCTGACATGCGCCAAGACGCCGATCACCGCTCCCAACGTGTGTCACAGGCTCTCTATGGGCATTCAGTAAGGTCAATCGAAGATAACAGCGAGTTTGTCCGTTGCGAGTCTGCTGATGGCTACAACGGCTGGATTGGGCATTCCTACCTTGTGACAGCGCCTCAGGCCACCAACAACGTCTGCGTGGTCACATCACTATTCGCCGTATTTGATCGCACAGACAGCGGAGGTAGACTAACCTTGCCGTACGGAGCACTTATCGTCTCGGCCGGAGGAGAGCTCTTCCACGACCTCGATGGATCCGAATTCGCGCTTGTATTCGGCCGTGTCAATATTGATGAGCCAATCCCATTGAGCCGTGCAATTGAAGAAGCCCGGTCGCTGCTGTCCGTGCCATACTTATGGGGCGGATCTTCAACCTTTGGCTATGATTGCTCCGGTTTCACCCAAGCTGTCTATCGTCGCGCCGGGATACGACTTCCAAGAGACAGCAAAGACCAATCGCAATTCGGCAGGGAAGTCACACTCGATGAATCGCTCGTCGGTGATTTGATTTTCTTTCCCGGTCATGTCGCGATACACTTGGGCGACAAAGATATTCTCCATGCGTCGCGACTCCGTGGCGTGGTAGCCATCGAATCGCTTGAAGCCGGACATCGACACTTCCGCAGCGATCTCGACGGCAAAATCACCACAATCAGGAGAGCGCCCTGATGCTGCTCGCCAAGCGACTTAATCGCGAAAGCAACCTCAAGATTATCTTTCCCGCCAGCTCACTCAGGAGCGGTAAGGGAATGACGCGCTATTACAATCACGGAGTCTCACTTTTGGAAAAGTACTTCCAGCTTGAAGGCTCCCGCCTGATAGATTCCGATGTCAATGGCTTTGCCGGCACAGATGATGCACGCGCACAAGAAATCAATGACGCATTTCGAAATCCGAAGATTCACGGCCTCATCGCTGGTCGCGGCGGTTATGGTTCATTGCGCCTGCTCAATCTCATCGACTTCGATCTGATCAAACAGCATCCCAAGCCGTTGATTGGCTTTTCCGATTTGACAATTCTCCAAACTGCCGTCTATGCCAAGACCGGTCTCGTGAGCTTCTCCGGACCCATGTTGGCAACAATGGACGCAGCCGGTCGCGACGCGCTATTGCCGTTGCTCTGCTCCGATACTTCAAGCCGCGAGTTGATACCCGCCAACAATCGGGAAGATGTGCAGGTGATTAATCCGGGTTCCGCCGAAGGGATTCTTATGGGCGGAAACCTATATTCCTTAGTGCAGTTGTTCGCTACGGGATTCATGCCGCGATTCGAAAACGTGATTCTCTTCTTCGAGGATGTCAACGAAACGGTCGACCACCTCGACAGCTTCCTTTCGCACCTCAAGCTTGCTGGACAACTCTACGGCGTTCTTGGTGTCGTGATCGGTGACACGGACTGGCACGAAACTTCACCGCTTACATCGAAAAAGAAGCACGATGCCCTTTTCCGCGAACGCATCAAGACAATCTTCCGTCGCGAGATCCCGGTCATCACCGGCGTTCGCTATGGACATTGCGACAAGTCAATCACGATTCCCGTAGGCGCCAAAGCACGCCTTGATACCGAGTCGCGCTCGTTAACCCTCCTGCAGGAGGTCACCGTTGGCTGACCCGCACATCAAGCTAAAGCTCGTTGAATTGCGCCTCAAACACGCCTTCAACCTCTCCAAAGCCAGCGCCGAGCGCAAACAGACGCTGATAGCCCGCTATAAGCGCGGCATCGGTGAAGGTTCATCCTCGATTCACTACGGTGCATCATCCGAGGAGTGTCTCAAGCTCGCTGAATTGCGACTGAAAAGATTTCACGACGATTGGAATGTCGTCGCAGTCCGCGAATTCACCGAATCGTTGCCGCCTTCATTGAACGTCGCCCGTTGCGCCATCGAAATGGCATTGCTCGATCATCTCGCCAAAGAGGTCGAACTCCCGCTCTATACCTATCTGCGCCTGCCGACACCCAAATCAGTAGCCAGCGCATTCACCATCACTCGCACGAGCGATGACGACATCCGTCGCCAGCTCGAATCGGCATCGGCGTTTCGAAATCTCAAATTGAAAGTCGGCTTTGACGGCGATCTCAAATTCATCGACTTCGTGCTAAAGTTCGGCGAGAAGCGCCTCTACCTTGATGCCAACGGCGGCTGGGAACGTGATACTGCAATTGAACGAATCAAAGCCCTTGCCGGCTATCCTATCGAATTCTTCGAACAACCGCTTTCCGATCCAACGGTTCGCGAACTCGACCGTATCAAGACCAAAGTCGAATGTCGCATCTTTCTCGACGAGTCCATCAAAGCGCGCAAGGATATTGAGCGCTATCACAAAGTTGTCGACGGAGTGAATTTGAAACTATCCAAATGCGGCGGAATCGGTAGTGTGGTAGCACTGGCCGAACTTGCCCGCGAACACAAACTAAAATTGATGCTGGGCTGCATGATCGAATCCGCCGTCGGGATTACCGCTGCGCTGCATTTGTCGTCGTTGTTTGACTACTTCGATCTCGACGCGATTATGCTGACCGAAAACGATCCGTACTGGGGCGCCCACTTTGATGCCGACATGCTGGTACTTCCGGGAGGGATCAGGAATAGGCATCACATCCGAGGAGGCGACATTTGCTTAGGACCATGATTGCGATATTGACTATTCTTCTCGCCTGTTCTGTTTCTGCAATGGCACAGGATATACCGAAGATCGAAGTTATCTATCCAACACCGAATCAGCGCATCACTGCTGTTGATTCGACGTTCATCTTTGGCAATGTCACTCCCGGTTCGGAGTTGACCATCAACAAGACTCCAGTTACGGTGCATCCCAACGGCGCATTTCTGGCGTTTCTTCCGATCAAGTCAGGCAAATTCGCATTTGCTCTCGAAGCAAAACTCAGAAATCAGAAGACACTTAAGGAAATTCCTCTCGAAGTTCCTGAACCCTACATCGTCCCCGAATCGCTCGCTATTGTGAAAGGATACATGTCGCCATCCTCGGATGTCACACTCATGGAGGGCGATCTCTGGTCTACCGGTTTTCGCGGGACACCCGGACTACACGGATACTTTTTGGTCTCTACTAAAAAGACGCTGGTGCCAATGACCGAATCCCCACCCGTGCCTCAGAGTTACTGGGCACAAGCAGTGTTTGGGGAAGGCGACTTTCCCGACTCTCTTCTTGTCAAGGGAAGCTACAACGGCAATTTGCAATTGGACAATACGCACATCGGTGACACTGCCGAAATCACGTACTATCTCTGCCGCAAACCGCTGCGCCTCTGGGATTCCCGTGACCGCCAATTCCCACGCCAGCTTGATAGCTGCAAATGCACTGTACGAAGAAACGACGCTCGCGTCACTGTCTGGCCAAAAAGCAAAGTTGTCGTCGGCGAGCTGACAGACTCGACTCAGACGTTACGCGTTGGTCCTCGCAAGGGTTACTTCTCAGTATTCCAGCCACGGGGCTTGCGCGTGAGAGTCACCGGATTTGCAAACAATCATTATCGTGCCCGCCTCGTTGAAAATCAGGATGTCTGGGTTTCCGACAGCAGTATCAGATTGCTCCCCGAAGGCTCTCGCATTCCCAGCGGCGAATTTGCACTCATTCGCACACGTCGCGTCGATGACGGCGTGACCATCACGTTCACCCCCGGCGCTCAACTGCCGTTTGATGTCGACTACGATCCACTGCGACATCAGCTTGTTCTCGACGTCTTCAATTGCACCTCCTCTATCGATTGGATTCGCTACGACGCCACCGACAGTATGATCGCGGCTATCGATTTTGAACAACTGCAGGTCGGTGTGGTGCGGCTCAAGATTGATCTCAACGAAACACTATGGGGCTACAACTGCAGTTATGACGGCAACCAGTTTATCCTCAAACTCAATCGCCGGCCGCAGCTCTCAAACACGTTGCGTGGTATCAAGATCGTCGTCGATCCCGGCCACTCTCCCGATCCCGGCGCAAGCGGTCCGACTGGCTACAAGGAAAAAGATGCCAATCTTGCCATCGCTCTTCAGCTCAAGGAACTACTCGAGAAGGAAGAGGCTACCGTTTTCATGACCCGCTCCGGCGACACGCCGCTTCCGCTTTACGAGCGGCCCGTGTTGGCGCAAGGCTTCGACGCCGATATCTTCATCTCCATCCACAACAACGCGGTTCCAGATGGCGTTAATCCACTTGCCAACAATGGCACATCAACATTCTACTACCATCCGCAGTCTCAGGAATTGGCGACATTGGTACATCGTCGCATGGTTCCGGCAACTGAACTCAATGACTACGGACTCTATCACGGCAACTTCGCGGTTATTCGACCAACTGAGTATCTCTCGATCTTGGTCGAGTGT is a window from the bacterium genome containing:
- a CDS encoding PorV/PorQ family protein → MKKLLLLSSALVVLMSAMLLAGNEIKIGTAGAQELRIPVGSRGSALGGAMIANSYGAEALFWNPAGAANQSGTEAMFSHLEYFADMNLEYVGITTELEGFGTLGASIKVLSIGDILKTTWDDQQGSSGETFSPTFSVLGITYARQFTDRVSFGATTYFVNERVEQVSARGVAFDFGFTYVPNWRGLKFGVVVKHVGPQMKFTGSGFDIKVIPTTNDPNSANKTVRTESEGFDLPSSIQFGVAWNALQNNEMNNLELSGTFQSNNFSQDEFKGGAEYGYNDLFFLRGGFVGSSQDEFTYGASFGAGVKFHWGGSAVSLDYSWQQVDVNGFDDNQYFTVKFAF
- a CDS encoding C40 family peptidase, with the translated sequence MENLTVAIPVADMRQDADHRSQRVSQALYGHSVRSIEDNSEFVRCESADGYNGWIGHSYLVTAPQATNNVCVVTSLFAVFDRTDSGGRLTLPYGALIVSAGGELFHDLDGSEFALVFGRVNIDEPIPLSRAIEEARSLLSVPYLWGGSSTFGYDCSGFTQAVYRRAGIRLPRDSKDQSQFGREVTLDESLVGDLIFFPGHVAIHLGDKDILHASRLRGVVAIESLEAGHRHFRSDLDGKITTIRRAP
- a CDS encoding LD-carboxypeptidase yields the protein MLLAKRLNRESNLKIIFPASSLRSGKGMTRYYNHGVSLLEKYFQLEGSRLIDSDVNGFAGTDDARAQEINDAFRNPKIHGLIAGRGGYGSLRLLNLIDFDLIKQHPKPLIGFSDLTILQTAVYAKTGLVSFSGPMLATMDAAGRDALLPLLCSDTSSRELIPANNREDVQVINPGSAEGILMGGNLYSLVQLFATGFMPRFENVILFFEDVNETVDHLDSFLSHLKLAGQLYGVLGVVIGDTDWHETSPLTSKKKHDALFRERIKTIFRREIPVITGVRYGHCDKSITIPVGAKARLDTESRSLTLLQEVTVG
- a CDS encoding N-acetylmuramoyl-L-alanine amidase, yielding MLRTMIAILTILLACSVSAMAQDIPKIEVIYPTPNQRITAVDSTFIFGNVTPGSELTINKTPVTVHPNGAFLAFLPIKSGKFAFALEAKLRNQKTLKEIPLEVPEPYIVPESLAIVKGYMSPSSDVTLMEGDLWSTGFRGTPGLHGYFLVSTKKTLVPMTESPPVPQSYWAQAVFGEGDFPDSLLVKGSYNGNLQLDNTHIGDTAEITYYLCRKPLRLWDSRDRQFPRQLDSCKCTVRRNDARVTVWPKSKVVVGELTDSTQTLRVGPRKGYFSVFQPRGLRVRVTGFANNHYRARLVENQDVWVSDSSIRLLPEGSRIPSGEFALIRTRRVDDGVTITFTPGAQLPFDVDYDPLRHQLVLDVFNCTSSIDWIRYDATDSMIAAIDFEQLQVGVVRLKIDLNETLWGYNCSYDGNQFILKLNRRPQLSNTLRGIKIVVDPGHSPDPGASGPTGYKEKDANLAIALQLKELLEKEEATVFMTRSGDTPLPLYERPVLAQGFDADIFISIHNNAVPDGVNPLANNGTSTFYYHPQSQELATLVHRRMVPATELNDYGLYHGNFAVIRPTEYLSILVECAFMMIPEQEMALQTEEFRGKIARAICDGVLDFVEKESERSRENR